The segment CGGTCACCTCGATGGGGGTTCCCTGAGCCAGGTCCCGGATGCCGCTGAAGGGGCCGATCCCGTATCCCGGCATGTCGACGTGGGCGGAAACGACGGTCCGGCCCTTCGGGGACTGCGGGCCCGGACCGAATCGGTACCACCCGGCCACTGCGGGGTCTTCCGGCAGCTCCATCGCCTGGTTGGCATCGACGCCCACCGGGACCACCGGGATGTCGATCCCTGCGTCGGCGATCGACACCCGCACCGGAGCCGGTACGACGGCAGCCGGTGCGGGTGTGGCCGGCGCCACGGGGATCTCTAAAGAGGGGGTCGGCGCCGGAGCGGGAACCTCCGGAGCGGGGAGCGAAGTGGCCGGCTGCGGCGCCGATTCGACCGGGGTTCCGCAGCCGGTGAGGGCGAGGACGAGAAGTGCCACAAGTGGTACTGCTCGCCTCGCCCTCACCATCCTTCTATCCTCGCCGATCAGCGTCCGCTGCGGGCGCGGACGGCGACCACGGTGCCACCGGCGACACCGAAGGCGACCAGGAGGCCGGCGGCGAGCCACGCACCCTGCACGAGCGTGTCCTGCGCGGCCAGCTGGCCACCGGCACCCGACGGGACGCCGCCCGAGGGGCCACCGTGCAGACCGTCGATGGTCTGCACCGCCAGAGCGAGGTTGCCGGCCTCAGCCGAACCCCACGCGTAGACGATCGTCAGCGTGCCCTCGGCGACGTTGACGTCTGCCGGGCCGATGACCGGGTCGGTGGTGCCCGCGAGGGCGACCGCAGCCGAGACGGTGCCGGCCGGCAGGTTGAGGGTGGCCTCATTCGGGTTCGTCAGGTCCTCGACGACCGGGGAGCCACCGGCGAGGACGTCGACGGCAGGCGCCGCGGCGACGTGGCGGACCGTCAGGCGGCCCTCTCCCGCAGCGGTCTGAGCGGTGTCGTTGACGAACGCGTTGAGTGCGGGCTCGCCCGCCTCGTTCAGGTTGGCGGTGGCGGTGTAATTCACGCCGGCGTCGAGCGTCACAGACGTCGACAGGATCGGCTCGCTCGCGTCGGCGGCGTCGGTCGCCGTGAGCGCGATGTCGTAGCTGTCCGCCGGAAGTGCCAGCGGACCGGCGAGGTCGCCGGGCTGGAAGTCGTCGAGTGTCAGTTCGCCGTTGACGTAGACGTCCACAGGGGTGTCGGGGATGCCGTGCAGCACCGAAAGCTGAGCCTCGCCGCTCGTGCTTGCGTTCGCGGGAAGGGCAAGGCCCAATGCCGCGACAACGCCGACCGTGAGGCCGGCAACCATGGTCTTGCGCATGAAGATCCTCCTGGGGTGAGGGGCAGTGAGGTTCACCGCCTTTCATGAAGTACTTCTCGGCGCCACCGCCATTTGGATGCAGCAGCATGAGATTTTTCTCGATCGGGGTCGTAGAGTCGCCCTCATGAGTGAGGTCGTGGTGACGGTGCATGGGGAACACGTGGCGAGGGTGGCGCCCGAGGAGGCCGTGGCCACCCTCGTGGTCCGCGCCGAAGGTGTGACCCGCGAGCGCGTGGTCGCCGACGTCTCCGCGTGGAGCGCGCCGATGCGCGACGAGCTCGCGTCCGCGCAGACGGCTGGACGTGTCGTGGCGTGGTCCAGCGACAGTGTGTCGGTGTGGTCGGAACGACCGTGGAACGCCGAGGGCAAGCGCCTGGCGCCCGTCTTTCATGCGGCGGTGAACATGTCGGCGACATTCACCGACTTCGCGGCACTGTCGGCGTGGGCGAGCGGGGTCATCGAGCGCGACGGTGTCCAGTTCACCGGCGTCGACTGGCGACTCTCACCCCTGACCCGAGCAGCCTTGGAACGCTCAGTGGCCGCCGAGGCCGTGACCGTCGCCGTTGAGCGTGCGACGGCCTATGCCCGCGCCCTCGGACTGTCGGATGTGACCGCCGTCGAGATCGCCGACGCCGGGATGCTCACCGACGACCGCGGCGCGCGGGGTGAGTCTGCGCGTCCTCTCATGGCGCGCGCGGCGTTCGCCGGCGACGCGGGCGGGGCCGAGATCCGGCTCCAGCCCGCCGATGTCGTGGTGAGCGCCACCGTCGACGCCCGCTTCGTCGCCCGGTGATCGTTGCTGCCCGTCGCGCGGCTTCTCAGTCCCCGAGACGGTTCCGGGTCCGCATCGCCCGCTCCGCCTCGCGACGGTCCTGACGCTCGCGAAGGGTCTGGCGCTTGTCGAACTCGCGCTTGCCCTTCGCCACGGCGATCTCGACCTTGGCGCGACCGTCGGCGAAGTACAGGCGCAGGGGAACCAGCGTGTACCCGCCTGCCGAGACGGCATGCGAGAGCTTGACGATCTCGTCCTTATGGAGGAGCAGCTTGCGCGTCCGCTTGGCGGCGTGATTGGTCCAGTGTCCCTGCGAGTACTCGGGAATGTGGACGGCGTCGAGGAACGCCTGCCCGCCGTCGATGTAGGCGTAGCCGTCGGTGAGGTTCGCTCGCCCCTGACGCAGAGACTTCACCTCGGTGCCGGTGAGAACGAGTCCGGCCTCGTAGGTCTTGTCGATGAGGTAGTCGTGGCGCGCGCGACGGTTCGTCGCGATGACCTTCTCACCGCGTTCGCGTGCCATGGCTTCATCCTCCTTCAGCGCCGCTCAGCGGCATCCGGTCGTTCGGATCGCCCACGGCAGCCCGCCAGTCTAGCAAGCGGTCAGGTCCGCAGCCACCTGCGGATGGCGAAGCTCGCCGAGAGCGCGGCGAGCA is part of the Microbacterium sp. ET2 genome and harbors:
- a CDS encoding class F sortase; the protein is MALLVLALTGCGTPVESAPQPATSLPAPEVPAPAPTPSLEIPVAPATPAPAAVVPAPVRVSIADAGIDIPVVPVGVDANQAMELPEDPAVAGWYRFGPGPQSPKGRTVVSAHVDMPGYGIGPFSGIRDLAQGTPIEVTDDTGNLVRYRLDSVTYYKKADLPVDDLFARSGSPMLVLITCGGAFDASIGRYEDNVVALATPVQE
- a CDS encoding DUF4397 domain-containing protein — translated: MRKTMVAGLTVGVVAALGLALPANASTSGEAQLSVLHGIPDTPVDVYVNGELTLDDFQPGDLAGPLALPADSYDIALTATDAADASEPILSTSVTLDAGVNYTATANLNEAGEPALNAFVNDTAQTAAGEGRLTVRHVAAAPAVDVLAGGSPVVEDLTNPNEATLNLPAGTVSAAVALAGTTDPVIGPADVNVAEGTLTIVYAWGSAEAGNLALAVQTIDGLHGGPSGGVPSGAGGQLAAQDTLVQGAWLAAGLLVAFGVAGGTVVAVRARSGR
- a CDS encoding SIMPL domain-containing protein (The SIMPL domain is named for its presence in mouse protein SIMPL (signalling molecule that associates with mouse pelle-like kinase). Bacterial member BP26, from Brucella, was shown to assemble into a channel-like structure, while YggE from E. coli has been associated with resistance to oxidative stress.), with product MSEVVVTVHGEHVARVAPEEAVATLVVRAEGVTRERVVADVSAWSAPMRDELASAQTAGRVVAWSSDSVSVWSERPWNAEGKRLAPVFHAAVNMSATFTDFAALSAWASGVIERDGVQFTGVDWRLSPLTRAALERSVAAEAVTVAVERATAYARALGLSDVTAVEIADAGMLTDDRGARGESARPLMARAAFAGDAGGAEIRLQPADVVVSATVDARFVAR
- the smpB gene encoding SsrA-binding protein SmpB — its product is MARERGEKVIATNRRARHDYLIDKTYEAGLVLTGTEVKSLRQGRANLTDGYAYIDGGQAFLDAVHIPEYSQGHWTNHAAKRTRKLLLHKDEIVKLSHAVSAGGYTLVPLRLYFADGRAKVEIAVAKGKREFDKRQTLRERQDRREAERAMRTRNRLGD